CTTAAATTTAATTTAAACAATTCATATAAATTATTTTTTGTATTTTGCTAAATTTAATCTATTTATCATGAAAAGAAAAATAAATTTTAAAAAATTTTTAAGTTTAATAACATTTATAGTTATTCTTGGAGTATCTACTTTTTCCATTTTGAGTTGTTCAAATGAAAATTCAACTCAAAATCCAAATAAACCAGAAGAACCAAGTACTCCACCAGTTACCCCACCAGATCCAGAAAAACCAATAGAACCTGTTACTCCAGGCAATCCATATTATCAACATTATTCTGGTTTGGCCACTCCAAATCCAAATTATCCTGATAAGGATCCTTATAATTCTTTTTTAGTATCTCCTGGACCTCCACATACTTCTCATTATCAACCATCACAGGGAATTGAAAGAGGTAGCCAACCATCAAAGGGTATTTTATATACAGAACAAGATAAAAAAAACATTCTTAGATCTTTTTCTTCTGTATTTGAGCGTAGTGATTCATCACCAAATGGAACTAGCTGAATTTTAGATTATAAAATTCCAGATGGAATAGAATCTGAAACAAATATTACTTATACAGATGATAATTATCCATTAACTTGATATTTTGGAACTAATTCTCACGTTCTAGATGATTTAAGATTACCAAATGATACTTTATATCCTCACATTGATCCTACAGTAGATACTGATGCTAAAAAACAAACTAATACAATTCTTCTTCGCAACCCAATTTCTTATAATCTTTTTGAAAAAAATGAAGATCCAAGATTAAATTTTGACTATAGTAATGTTGTAACAACAAGTACAGTATATTTAAAAATATTTGATGATGAAGATAAAAATCATGAAAATCCAAGAGCTAAAAGAATTTTTTTAGGTAATGATTTTTTATCTACAAGTCCAAAAGATTTCAATACATGTGATAATTTTAAAAAATATGAAGAATACGCTGACTTTGCTGTTTGAGAATACACTTTTAGAACTTCAAAAGAAGCAAAAGAAGTAACTTATAATTACGCAAACAATAAACCAGAAGATAAATTTAAATATAAAAAAACTGATTTATTACATGATCCTAGTGCATTGCCAGATGGAACAGTATATCAAGTTGGATATCCACAAGTTGGTAATAATTTTGAAATGAATGTAAATCGTCCAAAAGATGATGAATCTGGAAAAGGATCTACATTATCAACATCTATAAACTACAACAACATTGATGGTCATCCGGGTTTATTAGACAATTCACTTGGTCTTGCATCATGATTGTTGGGTTATCAATATGAAGATAAATTACCATATTTACCATGAGGTTTAAATTATGCAACTAATTATGGAAATATGGCCGGTGGATCATCTGGTAGTTTAATAACTGATAGCGAAGGTTATGCATGAAGTATTCATTATGCTTCAGATAATGAGGCAGTTACAGGTTTATCACAAGCTTTTTATAGTAAAGGTTATGATTATAAAGGTAAATGAGGTAAATATAATTTGCCTGGTTATGACTTAATATCTGGGTATGAAAAAGACCCGAATGAATTTCCACTTCAAAAGACTTCTTATCGCGACAATTTAATTAAATTGTATGGCAAAAACAAAACAAACTATAGAACTAATTTGTTTCCTAATGGTGTGAATCGAAGCTAATTTTTTTAACAAACAAAATTAAAAAAAATGAATATTAAATTTTTAAGTTTATCTGTTTTTTAAAACTAAAACTTTGCTTTTTTTTTTTTTTTTTAAAATACTTCATTAATATTTCATTAGTTGTAGTAGGTGAAAATATGAAATTTAATTCAAAACAATTTAAAAAAGTTTTTCTTATTTTTTGAATTTTATTAATATCTATTTTTTCTATTGGAACTACCATAAATCAATTAAATAAAGATCATTTAAACAATGTTAGTTTATCTAATAATGTCAATGAATTGAATCATATTCATAATGAAAATTGCAATCATGATGATTTAACTAAAAATATTAATGTTGGCAATGGTTTTTTAGATGTTAGTTTAACTCCTATTCATTTTACAGGTAAAGATAATTACGTTTGATTGTTATATAGCGAAGGAATAAAAGAAGAAGATTGAACGAATTATATAAACTTTTTATATCGGGCTTTTGAAAAAATATTTTCAATTGAACCAATGAATAAGTTTGCTAATTTTATTAATGTGTATGCAACTAATACCATTTCAAATGAAAATTATTCTGGTTTGGGTAATTTAGACACTTTTTTTAAATTGGAATATAGAATTACGAATAGCATGAAACCATTTGATGGAACAAAAACTCAATATATTATTGATTCAATACGTAAACAATTATTCTTAAATTATTTTTCACAAGATACAAAATTATTTCATGAAAGTATTCTTGTAGGTAGTAAAGGTTGAAATAAATTTAGATCTTTTGCTTTATCAGGAAAAACTTATTCTTATATAAGCTTACATAGTGAAGACAATTTTAAACATGCATCAAATGTAATTTTGCATGAAGCATCTCATGCTTTTGGTTATTTAAACGATGAATACGAAAGTTCTGCTGGCGGTTCAAGAAATGCAGTACCAACTTTAGAAAAAGCTAAAGAAAATTGATCCGAATTTGTTAATTATGTTTGATATCAACCAGAATATTTTACAGATAATTTAAAAATGTGAAATGTAATTGATTACCATAAATCTTCTAATAAGTATATCCCTAGTGATCCTTATGGTTATCCAGAATGCATAATGTACAATAGTGGTGCTAGTCGTGTAGGTTTTTGTCCTGTTTGTAGATATTATATGTTTGATAGATTGAATGAATCTTTTGATAATAAATATGATTGATTTTGATTAAAACCTAATGTAGTTTTTGATTCGAACGGTGATCCATATTTTAGAACAGTTTATAAAAACTATACAAACCAAACAAAAAATATAAAAATTAAAATTTGAGATAACGCTAAAAATAAAACATATGAAGAAACTTTTAGTATAACACCAAATAAAAACCCTCAAAAAATTCTTATAGGTAATCAATCTTTAGATGACGCACTTCAAAATTCTATTATCAATTCAAACACTCAATGACAAATTATTGATACTGATGAAAACAAAGTAATTTATAGTTCTGAAGAACAATATTTAAATATTTCATTAAAATTTGTTGATGAAAACAATGAAAATTTATCAAATGATAATTTAACAATTAATAAAGAACAAAAACTTAAAATTTTAAAAAATAGTAACTTTAAAATTGATCCTCCATATATACGAGGATATAAATTTATTAACGAATTAAATGAATTAAATTTAGATAACATTAATGAAGAAAAAACAGTAACTTTAAAATATAAAAAATTAAATTCTAAAGAAATTACATTAAATTTAATGGATATGAATAATCAAGCAGTTATTCAAAATAAAAAATTTAAAGTTTATGAAAATGAATCTTTTATTCCTAGTGATTATGAATGGAGAATTAATTATGGATCAGGTTATTATGGAAAACCATTAAATAATAATTCATTAAGTTATGATGCAATATCTGATTCTAATAACATTGTTACATATGTAAAATCGTATTACGCTAGAATAGAATATGTGGGTAAACAAACATATAAACTTGGAGAAGAGCATCCTACATATTGGCAAGATTTGATTAAAACCTATAAAACATATAAAAATATGGGTAGTTCAGATATAGTTTATGCATATAA
This is a stretch of genomic DNA from Mycoplasmoides pirum ATCC 25960. It encodes these proteins:
- a CDS encoding MIP family Ig-specific serine endopeptidase, with the protein product MKRKINFKKFLSLITFIVILGVSTFSILSCSNENSTQNPNKPEEPSTPPVTPPDPEKPIEPVTPGNPYYQHYSGLATPNPNYPDKDPYNSFLVSPGPPHTSHYQPSQGIERGSQPSKGILYTEQDKKNILRSFSSVFERSDSSPNGTSWILDYKIPDGIESETNITYTDDNYPLTWYFGTNSHVLDDLRLPNDTLYPHIDPTVDTDAKKQTNTILLRNPISYNLFEKNEDPRLNFDYSNVVTTSTVYLKIFDDEDKNHENPRAKRIFLGNDFLSTSPKDFNTCDNFKKYEEYADFAVWEYTFRTSKEAKEVTYNYANNKPEDKFKYKKTDLLHDPSALPDGTVYQVGYPQVGNNFEMNVNRPKDDESGKGSTLSTSINYNNIDGHPGLLDNSLGLASWLLGYQYEDKLPYLPWGLNYATNYGNMAGGSSGSLITDSEGYAWSIHYASDNEAVTGLSQAFYSKGYDYKGKWGKYNLPGYDLISGYEKDPNEFPLQKTSYRDNLIKLYGKNKTNYRTNLFPNGVNRS
- a CDS encoding M64 family metallopeptidase, with translation MKFNSKQFKKVFLIFWILLISIFSIGTTINQLNKDHLNNVSLSNNVNELNHIHNENCNHDDLTKNINVGNGFLDVSLTPIHFTGKDNYVWLLYSEGIKEEDWTNYINFLYRAFEKIFSIEPMNKFANFINVYATNTISNENYSGLGNLDTFFKLEYRITNSMKPFDGTKTQYIIDSIRKQLFLNYFSQDTKLFHESILVGSKGWNKFRSFALSGKTYSYISLHSEDNFKHASNVILHEASHAFGYLNDEYESSAGGSRNAVPTLEKAKENWSEFVNYVWYQPEYFTDNLKMWNVIDYHKSSNKYIPSDPYGYPECIMYNSGASRVGFCPVCRYYMFDRLNESFDNKYDWFWLKPNVVFDSNGDPYFRTVYKNYTNQTKNIKIKIWDNAKNKTYEETFSITPNKNPQKILIGNQSLDDALQNSIINSNTQWQIIDTDENKVIYSSEEQYLNISLKFVDENNENLSNDNLTINKEQKLKILKNSNFKIDPPYIRGYKFINELNELNLDNINEEKTVTLKYKKLNSKEITLNLMDMNNQAVIQNKKFKVYENESFIPSDYEWRINYGSGYYGKPLNNNSLSYDAISDSNNIVTYVKSYYARIEYVGKQTYKLGEEHPTYWQDLIKTYKTYKNMGSSDIVYAYNVEFKQWDYKSTVDWNTPTLYKLCISWDDSFFDYELNEQIKLPISGEFYMAVVDENGNIPGLNDFPPSEPSNPNPEPKPEVPPTPSIPEEKPEKPNPPIVPEEPIIPEVPSEPTPPKPSENQTITSAINNIKQINANKNKTESDFKIILDINEQKSKWSKEEQEYFIQQCKETNIDFDNLVLEAQNFVNNNSNNNSSNNLLWLISIPVVIILLAGVFIAIHLIKKKNKTLIN